In one Neobacillus sp. CF12 genomic region, the following are encoded:
- the yajC gene encoding preprotein translocase subunit YajC, which produces MQGLGSIIPLILMFVLFYFLLIRPQQKRTKAVQQMQNELKKGDKIVTIGGLHGFVDSIDESKVVIKCGDGSRLTYDRNAIREVTESAKTSTTAEVSLDKK; this is translated from the coding sequence ATGCAAGGACTAGGTTCGATCATTCCATTAATATTAATGTTTGTATTATTTTATTTCCTACTGATTCGTCCGCAACAAAAACGTACAAAAGCTGTACAACAAATGCAAAACGAATTGAAAAAAGGTGATAAAATTGTCACGATTGGCGGTTTACATGGTTTTGTCGATTCAATCGATGAAAGCAAAGTCGTGATTAAGTGTGGAGACGGCAGCCGTCTAACATATGATCGTAATGCGATTCGTGAAGTAACAGAATCTGCAAAAACTTCAACAACAGCTGAAGTGTCTTTAGACAAAAAATAA
- a CDS encoding post-transcriptional regulator has product MEKSHAYNHFHTQVKPALVSKLEEFRLLGYNEVSESGLWDFLTKKKWKKVKPEIRLYEIIDDILSVKVSDYISFTTIEMYKNNDFNLNDEDEWKDLLK; this is encoded by the coding sequence ATGGAGAAAAGCCACGCATACAATCATTTTCACACTCAGGTAAAACCTGCTTTAGTAAGCAAGCTGGAAGAATTTCGCCTGCTAGGTTATAACGAAGTTTCAGAAAGTGGACTTTGGGATTTTCTCACCAAAAAAAAATGGAAGAAGGTTAAGCCTGAAATCAGACTTTATGAAATCATAGACGATATTCTATCTGTTAAAGTAAGTGATTACATAAGCTTTACCACGATTGAAATGTATAAAAACAATGACTTTAATCTAAATGATGAAGACGAATGGAAAGATTTATTAAAATAG
- a CDS encoding TIGR04086 family membrane protein, protein MKEESQIESKSFGTAILYGLIFIFLFAIISSVIFSVILRFTSVQEVSLQYIITAVSFIGLFGGGFLSGGKRKQKGWLIGGLTGLIYSLIVFLFQYLGFDRLFDVEQVIYHVCYTLIAMMGGILGVNISTSNSRTA, encoded by the coding sequence ATGAAGGAGGAGAGTCAAATCGAATCAAAAAGCTTTGGTACAGCTATTTTGTACGGGTTAATTTTCATCTTCTTATTTGCGATTATCAGCAGCGTTATTTTTTCAGTAATTCTTAGATTTACTTCAGTTCAGGAAGTGTCACTTCAATACATTATTACAGCTGTTTCCTTTATTGGGCTATTTGGAGGAGGATTTCTTTCTGGCGGAAAGCGAAAGCAAAAAGGCTGGCTCATTGGGGGATTAACTGGCTTAATCTATAGCCTCATTGTCTTTTTGTTCCAGTATTTAGGCTTTGATCGCCTATTTGACGTGGAACAAGTTATCTACCATGTGTGCTATACGTTAATTGCTATGATGGGCGGAATCCTTGGGGTAAATATATCAACAAGTAATTCTAGAACAGCATAG
- a CDS encoding DUF421 domain-containing protein, whose product MEIYATIIVRTVFFYLLILVIFRLMGKREIGELSVLDLVVFVMIGELAIIAIESPKEPAIHAAVPMVLLMLIQIILAKLSLKSKRFRDLVDGKPTIIINRGKIDEDAMRKQRYNFDDLLTQLREKDIRSIADVEFAILESSGSLSVIERMNNSDGQPKDGDITIPLIIDGNIEEEHLKRINKTNLWLRQELKKMGYRDVRKISFCSFENGKFFVDIMDEE is encoded by the coding sequence GTGGAGATATACGCGACGATCATAGTAAGAACAGTATTTTTTTACCTCCTTATTCTTGTTATTTTTCGGTTAATGGGAAAAAGAGAAATTGGAGAATTAAGTGTTCTCGATCTTGTCGTTTTTGTCATGATCGGTGAATTGGCTATTATCGCAATCGAAAGTCCTAAGGAACCTGCCATTCATGCTGCAGTTCCTATGGTTTTATTAATGCTAATTCAAATAATCTTAGCTAAGTTGTCATTAAAGAGTAAAAGGTTTCGTGATCTTGTGGACGGTAAGCCAACCATTATCATAAATCGTGGGAAGATAGACGAAGATGCAATGAGAAAACAACGGTATAACTTTGATGATTTGCTCACCCAATTAAGGGAAAAGGACATCAGAAGTATCGCAGACGTTGAGTTTGCTATTTTGGAATCATCAGGTAGTTTATCTGTTATCGAAAGAATGAATAATAGTGACGGACAACCCAAAGATGGAGATATTACGATACCATTAATCATTGATGGAAATATTGAAGAAGAACATTTAAAACGAATTAACAAAACGAATTTATGGCTCAGGCAGGAATTAAAAAAAATGGGATACCGTGATGTAAGAAAAATTTCCTTTTGTAGTTTTGAGAATGGGAAGTTCTTTGTCGATATTATGGACGAAGAGTAA
- the ruvB gene encoding Holliday junction branch migration DNA helicase RuvB — protein MDERIISSEADQSEISLEQSLRPQTLKQYIGQDQVKKSLEIFIEAARLRKETLDHVLLYGPPGLGKTTLAVIIANEMGVNIRTTSGPAIERPGDLAAILTALEPGDVLFIDEIHRLPRQIEEVLYPAMEDFCLDIVIGKGPSARSVRLDLPPFTLVGATTRAGSLSAPLRDRFGVLSRLEYYKEDQLKNIVLRTADLFETKIDEQSAAEIARRARGTPRIANRLLRRVRDFAQVKGNGEIDLPLARESLELLQVDKLGLDHIDHKLLKGIIERFRGGPVGLDTIAASIGEESETIEDVYEPYLLQIGFLQRTPRGRMVTDLVYRHFGKEPPQQ, from the coding sequence ATGGATGAGAGAATTATTTCTAGTGAAGCAGACCAGAGCGAAATCTCCTTAGAGCAAAGCCTCAGGCCACAAACGTTAAAACAATACATTGGTCAAGATCAAGTAAAAAAAAGTCTAGAGATTTTTATTGAGGCTGCAAGACTCCGCAAAGAAACCTTGGATCATGTGCTTCTGTATGGACCTCCTGGATTAGGAAAGACGACGCTTGCTGTTATTATCGCCAATGAAATGGGTGTGAACATTCGGACAACATCAGGTCCTGCTATTGAAAGACCTGGAGATTTGGCTGCGATTCTTACGGCACTCGAGCCTGGTGACGTTTTGTTTATCGATGAAATACACCGGCTTCCAAGACAGATTGAAGAAGTCCTTTATCCGGCAATGGAGGATTTTTGTCTAGATATTGTCATTGGAAAAGGTCCAAGTGCTCGTTCAGTACGTCTGGATCTTCCACCGTTTACGCTTGTTGGGGCTACGACGAGGGCAGGCTCTTTATCAGCTCCGCTTCGTGACAGATTTGGAGTTTTGAGCAGACTCGAGTATTATAAGGAAGACCAATTGAAAAATATTGTTCTACGAACAGCAGATTTATTTGAAACGAAAATTGACGAACAGTCTGCTGCTGAAATTGCTAGGAGAGCGCGGGGAACCCCTAGAATTGCTAACCGTTTACTTCGCAGGGTAAGAGACTTTGCACAAGTTAAAGGAAATGGTGAAATAGATTTACCATTGGCAAGGGAGTCTTTGGAACTCCTGCAGGTAGATAAACTTGGGCTTGACCATATTGACCATAAGCTCCTAAAGGGTATCATTGAAAGATTCCGAGGTGGGCCTGTAGGACTTGATACTATCGCCGCTTCAATTGGTGAAGAGTCAGAAACGATTGAAGATGTATATGAACCGTATCTACTGCAAATTGGCTTTTTACAACGTACTCCAAGAGGAAGAATGGTAACTGATTTAGTCTATCGCCATTTTGGCAAGGAGCCACCACAACAGTAA
- the spoVB gene encoding stage V sporulation protein B yields MSKFLKGTFILLFAGLITRVLGFINRIVIARSIGEEGVGLYMMAFPTFILVVTLTQMGLPVAISKNIAEAEAKGNHQEIKKILVVSLAITISLSLIFTPALILLAPILSTTLFTDPRTYYPLIAIAPVVPVIAVSSVLRGYFQGRQNMRPSAISQILEQLVRITLIAVMTKAFLPYGIEYAAAAAMVAAIIGEVVSLVYLMTAFKLKKRFKLRKNFFQFVHSGKKTFKDLMEIALPTMGSRMIGSVAWFFEPIVVAHSLAIAGVAAIEATKQYGSLTGFAMPLLMLPSFVTYSLATSLVPAISEANSKNNPQLIEHRLQQALRFAFLTGGLSVIVLYVLADPLMELMYGSTKGSYFIRIMAPFFLFYYYQGPLQAVLQALNLARAAMINSLIGAIIKTAVIFLLASQPSFGITGVALGIIVGFVLVTVLHFATVLKKISFSLHVRDYLKGAIIMGISAWIGYWLFAHILLAEHLAIRVLSAASGMSIVYIFLIILAGLIKKEELKRIPIIRNLIPI; encoded by the coding sequence ATGTCGAAGTTTTTAAAAGGGACCTTTATCCTATTATTTGCAGGATTAATAACGAGGGTACTTGGATTTATTAACAGAATTGTCATAGCACGAAGTATTGGTGAAGAAGGGGTTGGCCTATATATGATGGCTTTTCCCACTTTTATCCTTGTTGTGACCTTAACACAAATGGGACTACCTGTCGCCATTTCAAAAAATATTGCCGAGGCCGAGGCAAAAGGAAATCATCAGGAAATAAAAAAGATTCTCGTTGTTTCACTGGCAATAACGATCTCGCTATCGCTTATTTTTACTCCGGCCTTAATTTTATTAGCGCCAATTCTCTCCACCACGCTATTTACCGATCCGAGAACGTATTATCCTTTAATCGCAATTGCACCTGTAGTCCCTGTTATCGCGGTTTCTTCCGTTTTGAGGGGCTATTTTCAGGGCAGACAAAATATGCGCCCTTCTGCTATTTCGCAGATTTTAGAACAACTCGTGAGAATTACCTTAATCGCTGTCATGACCAAAGCGTTTCTACCTTATGGAATCGAATATGCTGCGGCTGCAGCAATGGTGGCCGCGATCATTGGTGAAGTTGTATCTTTAGTTTATTTAATGACTGCCTTTAAATTAAAAAAGCGATTTAAATTGAGAAAGAATTTCTTTCAATTTGTGCACTCAGGAAAGAAAACATTTAAAGACTTAATGGAAATTGCCTTGCCAACAATGGGAAGCCGAATGATTGGGTCTGTTGCTTGGTTTTTTGAACCCATTGTTGTTGCCCATAGTTTAGCCATTGCTGGTGTGGCAGCGATTGAAGCGACTAAACAGTACGGGTCACTAACTGGGTTTGCGATGCCTTTATTAATGCTCCCATCGTTTGTAACTTACTCATTAGCAACATCACTTGTCCCTGCCATAAGTGAAGCCAACTCAAAAAATAATCCTCAATTGATTGAACATCGGCTGCAGCAAGCATTACGCTTTGCCTTTTTAACCGGTGGGTTGTCGGTTATTGTCCTTTACGTCTTAGCGGATCCACTGATGGAGCTCATGTATGGCTCAACAAAAGGATCTTACTTCATCCGAATCATGGCACCCTTCTTTTTATTTTATTATTATCAAGGGCCGCTTCAGGCAGTGCTGCAGGCACTCAACCTAGCTAGGGCAGCAATGATCAATAGTTTAATTGGCGCGATTATTAAAACGGCTGTTATCTTCCTGCTTGCTTCGCAGCCCTCCTTCGGGATAACAGGAGTTGCATTAGGGATAATCGTAGGTTTTGTCTTAGTTACAGTTCTCCATTTTGCTACTGTGCTAAAGAAAATTTCTTTTAGTTTACATGTTCGTGATTACCTAAAAGGAGCCATTATTATGGGAATCTCAGCCTGGATAGGCTATTGGTTATTTGCGCACATTCTTCTCGCGGAACATTTAGCGATAAGAGTATTGTCCGCAGCGTCAGGAATGTCCATCGTTTATATTTTCTTAATCATACTTGCCGGCTTAATTAAAAAAGAAGAGCTCAAAAGAATACCGATTATACGGAACTTAATTCCAATCTAA
- the queA gene encoding tRNA preQ1(34) S-adenosylmethionine ribosyltransferase-isomerase QueA, translating into MKVDLFDFHLPEELIAQVPLQNRTDSRLMVVNKKTGELKHEIFKNISEYLREGDCLVLNDTKVLPARLFGVKKDTGAKIEVLLLKQLEGDQWETLVKPAKRIKEGTEIDFGEGLLTAVCTGTSEHGGRILEFNYEGIFYEVLDQLGEMPLPPYIKEQLDDRDRYQTVFAREPGSAAAPTAGLHFTEELLNEVREKGVHIAFITLHVGLGTFRPVSVDDVMEHDMHSELYMLTEGTARLLNEVRANGGRIITVGTTSTRTLETIASDNNGTFIPSSGWTNIFIYPGYEFKAIDGMITNFHLPKSTLIMLVSALAGRENILHAYQTAVNERYRFFSFGDAMLII; encoded by the coding sequence ATGAAGGTAGATTTATTTGATTTTCATTTGCCTGAGGAGTTAATTGCACAAGTTCCACTTCAAAACCGAACGGATAGCAGATTAATGGTTGTAAATAAGAAAACAGGCGAACTAAAACATGAAATTTTTAAAAATATTAGTGAATACTTGCGTGAAGGGGATTGCCTAGTATTGAACGATACAAAGGTACTCCCGGCACGCCTTTTTGGTGTGAAAAAGGATACTGGTGCCAAAATCGAAGTATTACTGCTGAAGCAGTTGGAAGGCGATCAGTGGGAAACACTTGTTAAGCCGGCAAAGCGTATCAAAGAAGGAACTGAAATTGACTTTGGTGAGGGATTGCTTACAGCTGTTTGTACCGGAACCTCCGAGCATGGTGGCAGAATATTGGAGTTTAACTACGAGGGGATTTTTTATGAGGTACTTGATCAATTAGGAGAAATGCCGCTCCCCCCATATATTAAAGAACAGCTGGATGACAGAGACCGATATCAAACCGTATTTGCCCGTGAGCCAGGGTCAGCCGCTGCCCCAACAGCAGGACTGCATTTCACTGAAGAACTGCTGAATGAAGTAAGAGAAAAAGGTGTTCATATTGCATTTATTACGCTTCATGTTGGCCTTGGGACATTCAGACCTGTAAGTGTGGACGATGTAATGGAGCACGATATGCATTCTGAACTTTATATGCTTACAGAAGGAACGGCACGTTTGCTAAATGAAGTCCGAGCCAATGGCGGCAGGATTATTACTGTCGGTACCACATCAACCCGGACGCTTGAAACCATAGCGTCAGATAACAATGGCACCTTCATCCCGAGCAGCGGATGGACCAATATATTTATCTATCCAGGGTACGAATTCAAGGCAATCGATGGAATGATTACAAATTTCCATTTGCCAAAATCAACACTGATTATGCTCGTTAGTGCGTTGGCTGGCAGAGAAAATATCTTGCATGCCTATCAAACTGCTGTAAACGAACGCTATCGCTTTTTCAGTTTTGGAGATGCGATGCTCATCATCTAG
- the tgt gene encoding tRNA guanosine(34) transglycosylase Tgt encodes MTAIRYEFIKTCKQTGARLGRVHTPHGSFDTPAFMPVGTLATVKTMSPEDLKEMGAGIILSNTYHLWLRPGNEIIKEAGGLHKFMNWDRAILTDSGGFQVFSLSEFRKIEEEGVHFRNHMSGEKLFLSPEKAMEIQNDLGSDIMMAFDECPPFPATYEYMQKSVERTSRWAERCLNAHQRPSDQGLFGIVQGGEYEELRKQSAKDLVSLDFPGYAVGGLSVGEPKDIMNRVLEFTTPLLPSDKPRYLMGVGSPDSLIDGAIRGIDMFDCVLPTRIARNGTLMTSTGRLVVKNAKFAKDFGPLDPDCDCYTCKNYSRAYIRHLIKCDETFGIRLTSYHNLYFLLRLMEKVRQAIREDRLGDFREEFFERYGFNKPNAKNF; translated from the coding sequence TTGACTGCAATTCGATATGAATTTATCAAAACATGTAAGCAAACTGGTGCCCGTTTAGGAAGAGTACATACACCGCATGGTTCCTTTGATACACCTGCATTTATGCCGGTAGGAACACTTGCTACCGTAAAAACAATGTCTCCTGAGGATTTAAAAGAAATGGGTGCTGGAATTATATTAAGTAATACCTATCACTTATGGCTCCGTCCTGGAAATGAAATTATTAAAGAGGCTGGCGGCCTTCATAAGTTTATGAACTGGGACCGTGCAATCCTAACTGATTCTGGCGGCTTTCAGGTTTTTAGTTTAAGTGAATTCCGTAAAATTGAAGAAGAAGGCGTTCATTTCCGTAATCATATGAGCGGTGAAAAATTATTTTTATCACCTGAAAAAGCAATGGAAATTCAGAATGACCTTGGTTCCGATATTATGATGGCATTTGATGAATGCCCGCCGTTCCCAGCAACCTATGAATACATGCAGAAATCAGTTGAGAGAACGTCTCGTTGGGCAGAGCGCTGTTTAAATGCTCATCAACGGCCAAGTGATCAAGGCCTATTTGGAATTGTACAAGGTGGAGAGTACGAGGAACTCAGAAAGCAGAGTGCAAAAGACTTAGTTTCGCTTGATTTTCCTGGATACGCCGTCGGTGGATTGTCTGTTGGGGAGCCAAAGGACATAATGAATCGTGTGCTTGAATTTACGACACCATTGCTGCCATCCGACAAGCCACGATACCTGATGGGGGTAGGATCACCAGATTCATTGATTGATGGAGCGATTCGTGGGATTGATATGTTTGACTGTGTCCTGCCAACTCGTATTGCTAGAAATGGTACATTAATGACTAGCACGGGACGTCTAGTGGTGAAAAACGCTAAATTTGCAAAAGATTTCGGTCCACTCGATCCAGATTGCGACTGCTACACATGCAAAAACTATAGCAGGGCATACATTCGTCACTTAATTAAATGTGATGAAACTTTTGGAATTCGATTAACTAGTTACCATAATCTCTATTTTCTGTTAAGATTAATGGAGAAGGTCAGACAAGCTATCCGAGAGGACAGGCTTGGTGATTTCCGAGAAGAGTTTTTTGAACGTTATGGTTTTAACAAACCGAACGCGAAAAATTTCTAA